In the Synergistaceae bacterium DZ-S4 genome, ATGCTTTTCTCCGATATCAAAAGAGAAGAATCTATTGATGCCCAATAGCAAAACTGAATTTGACGTTTTAATAGCGACAGACTGTATATCTGAGGGACAAAATCTGCAGGATTGCGATTATCTAATTAACTATGACATCCATTGGAACCCAGTTCGCATAATACAAAGATTTGGAAGAATTGACCGAATAGGCAGCCGAAATGATTCTATCCAGCTTGTTAACTTCTGGCCGGATCTAACTTTGGATGAGTATATAAACCTTAAGGCAAGAGTTGAAACAAGGATGAAAATATCTGTTCTCACTTCAACCGGTGACGATAACCTTTTAAGTGCCGAAGAAAAAGGCGATTTGGAATATCGCAAACAGCAACTTAAACGGTTGCAAGAAGAAGTTGTCGACATCGAAGATATGTCCGGTGGGATATCGATAATGGATCTTGGACTAAATGAATTTCGTATGGATCTTCTTGAATATATAAAGAATAACCCAGAGATTGAACGAGCGCCTTTTGGAATGCACGCTCTTGTCGGTGCTAATGAAGATACTCCGCCGGGTGTAATTTATGTGCTGAAAAATATTAACAGCGAAGTGAATATCGACAGCCAAAACCGTCTCCACCCCTTCTATATGACCTATATCACAAATGATGGAAAGGTTGTCTGTGATCATACAGAACCAAAGAAAATGCTGGATATAATGAGATTACTCTGTAAGAATAAGCAAGAACCCGAAAAGGATCTATGCATTGCCTTCAACAAAGAAACAAAAGACGGCAAGGATATGCGCCGTTTATCCGAATTGCTCAGTAAGGCAATAAACTCAATTGTAGAAGTCAAGGAAGAAAAAGACATCGACAGCTTTTTCAAAAATGGGGCACAATCATTCCTTTCCAATGAAATAAACGGATTAGATGATTTCGAACTGATCTGCTTCCTAGTGGTTAAATAACATGATACAGATACCGCTTGGGAAAACATTAAACAAAACGATACCGAAAGAAGCGTTCTTTCGAAATTTAGACATTACACCTGATATCAAAAACAAATTTGTCACTGATATCAAGAAAATAACTCTTGCTAAAAGCATTTCACCGCTAACCTGTAATCTTAGCGCAGGCGAAGAAGTTAAAGAGATCAACATCATAAATATTGAGCTGAAAAAGCAAGAAGCCGACTTAAGAGTTCTTGAAAAAATAGCAAAACAAATGCCATTTAAGATAATCTTCTCTCTGAATTACGAGGGAGAAAAGCAGGTTGTAATATTCCATAACAAACTCTTCAAAACGGGTTGGAGCAGCAATAGAACTATCCAACCGGAATTTCATGGCTTAAATCTTGATGATCTATGGAAATATCTTGTCTCTGAGGTCGGGGAATTTGAAATAAAAATAGAAGAAGAGCTTGATGAAGTCATTGAACAGAACAATCAAATAGAAAAAATCAAGAAACAAATAGCAATCCTCGAAAATAAGATCCAGCGCGAGAAGCAGTTCAACCGACAATTTGAGTTAAGTAGAGAACTTAAACGACTGAAAAAACAATTGGAGGTAATATAAAATGAGTTTAGTCATCAAAAATATGATTTTACATAATCATGCCCCTTTTGAGCATATCGAGCTAGACTTTTTTGAAAAAGGGATTTCAGTCTTAAGTGCAGTTAATGGTGGCGGTAAGACAACTATACTATCTCATATCGCTGATGCTTGGTATGAAATGGCTCGTGAGTCGTGTCCTAACGAATTTGAAGGTAAAGAAAACAAATATTATCGTATTTCTTCACCAACGTACAGTATCGAGAGTAACAAACCCCAATTAGTTTTTATCCGATTTTTTGCGGATAATAAGACCATCGACTATGTCAGCTTGCGTGGAAAAACCAACAAAAAGGATTTCGAGAGTATCGTTCCTGATGATTGCACAATAAAGTTTGATTCTCTACAAAGTGAATTAGATAAGTCAAACAATATTAAATATTGTTCTGAATCTGATAAAAAATCCATAGAACAATTATTTAAAGATAATATAATTACTTATTTGCCATCCTATAGACATGAACAGCCAGGCTATCTTAATGATCCATATAAAATATCAATTAACTATGGATTAGAACCTAATTTTTCAGGTCATTTGGTAAATTCAATAGAAATTATAAGTGATCTGCCAGGATTGGCCAATTGGTTAATGGATGTAGTATTAGACATGCGACTGTATAGCAATAATTCAAACATTCAAACTTTATTTAATAACATTAACTTAATATTTTCAAATGCTTTATCCATCAAGTCAGAAAAGGAACTATCTATCGGCATAGGTCAAAGAAATGCCGGAGCAACGCGCATTCAAGTAGTAGAACGAGATGCATCAGGGAATTGGTCTAAAACAATATATCCTTCAATTTTCAATATGTCCGCTGGTGAGAGTGCCTTAATATGCCTGTTCTGCGAAATTGTAAAGCAATTTGATAAGATACACCCAAACCAGCTTATACATCAAGCAACTGGAATTGTGCTTATTGATGAGATTGATAAGCATCTGCACATTCGTTTGCAAAAAGATGTGCTTCCTAATCTGATGCAACTTTTCCCAAATGTACAGTTCATTGTTAGCTCTCATTCGCCTTTTATTGCAATGGGCTTGACACAAAACCAGGTCACAAATCATAGAACTCGTGTAATCGATTTAGATAAGAACGGCGTTGTTGCGGACTTAGAAACAACGGATGTATTCGCCGAAGGGTATAACGCGATGATTGAGAAAAACGCGCAATACAAAGCCATGTTCGATTCCTTACAAAAACAAGTAGGATCAGCAAAATTTCAAATTGTTTCAGAGGGGCATAATTGCAGACATATAAAAAAGGCGATTAGCATATTGGATAGTTCGCTATTGGGAAAATTAGATTTCCCTTACAGCGATAAAACTGGAAAAGAACAGCTAAAACAGGCATATGAAGCGATGTTCAATTCTAATCCTATGGCAAAATATCTTTTCGTTTGGGATTGTGATTTTACAAATACTAACTTGCCAGAGAACGAACACTTTTACAAGTTCATTATAACTAAAAATGCTGAAAACACTAAGGCTACGGTGGGGATAGAGAATTTATATCCAATGGAACTCTTTACAGATAAATTTTATCCAAAAAAGAAAAAAACCAACGGATATGGTGCAATAACTGAATATGAGGAGTTTGACAAAAAAGCTTTTTTAGAAGATATCGAGGAGAATTATGAACCATCAGTTTTTCAAAAATTTAAGCCATTGATTGATAAAATCAAAGAGATTGTTACATCACAACAAGAGCCACAAGAAACTGGGGAGGAAATTACTAATGGATAAATTAAGAATGGAATCTACTGATATGACAGAGCAAAACATAGAAAAGATCGGTAGATTGTTCCCCAATGTCATCACAGAATCTAGGGGTAAGGACGGCAAACTCAAGAAGGCAATCAACTTTGATTTGCTTATGCAGTTATTATCTGCTGATGTGTTGGAAGGTGATGAGGCATACGATTTCACTTGGGTTGGAAAGAAAGCTTCGATCATTAAGGCCAACGAACCTATCCGGGAGACTCTCCGTCCATGTAAAGAGGAAAGCAAAAATTGGGACTCGACTGGCAATCTTTACATCGAGGGTGACAACCTTGATGTTTTAAAGCTTTTGCAAGAGAGCTATCTTGGAAAGATCAAGATGATTTATATCGACCCTCCTTATAACACAGGCAACGATTTTGTTTACCGAGACAATTTTACGCAAGACAAGGACGAGTACGATGAAGAGGCCGGTGTTTATGACGAGAGCGGCGATCGTTTGTTCCGAAACACTGAAAGCAATGGGAGATTTCATTCTGATTGGTGTTCTATGATGTTGCCACGCATACAACTAGCTAGAAATTTGTTAAGGGACGATGGGGCAATCTTTATAAGTATTGATGATAATGAAGTTGCTAATTTGAAAAAAATTTGTGACGAAGTATTTTCCGAAAGTAATTTTATTGGACAAATTACGGTGGTTGCTAACCCCAGAGGACGAGATTACGGTGGTGTTGCAAGAATGCACGACTATGTGATCGTATATAGAAAATCACCATCAACAGGAATTAACCTTATTGAAGATTCAAATAACGAATTTACGATGAATGATGATTTAGGTGGATTTGAATTAAGAGAATTGAGAAATAGAAATATAAAATTCAATAAAGAGAACCGTCCGAATTTATATTATCCATTTTACATTAACCCTTATGAAGAAGATAAATATAGTTTGCATCCGATATCTTTAAAAAAACAAAATGGATGGATTGAGTTGTATCCCCTGGCTTCCCAGGGTATTAATACCGTTTGGCGGTGGGGCAAACAAAAATCTGAAGCCAATTTGAATATTAATATTTGCGCTAAGCCAATGAGAAATGGCAGCTATATGATTGTTGAAAAGTATAGAGAATCAAAAATGATGGCACGCTCTGTTTGGTGGGATAAAGATACCAATACAGAAAAAGGAACTTTATTAGTAAAAGAGATAATGGACGGTAAAGTCTTTGACTATCCCAAGCCAGTTGAGATGTTGATGAGAATATGTGAAATGGGAACAAATAGTGAGGATGACGATATCGTTCTAGACTTTTTTTCAGGATCGGGAACAATGGCTCATGCAGTACTAAAACTGAATGCCAACGATGGCGGAAACAGAAAATTCGTTATGGTACAACTACAAGAAGAGTGTACAAAAGACAGCGAAGCATACAGGTCTGGTTATAAAAATATATGTGAAATAGGAAAAGAAAGAATACGTCGGGCAGGAGAAAAAATTAAAACTGATGCCGTGATATTGGAACAAGATCTTGATATTGGTTTCCGTGTATTTAAACTGGACAGTACCAACATGAAAGATGTCTATTATGCAGCAAAAGATTACTCTCAGGCGCAACTTAACGATTTAATTTCCAACATAAAAGAAGACAGAACGGACATGGATCTACTCTTTGCCTGTCTTCTTGAATGGGGATTGCCTCTCTCGTTAGCTCACAAAACAGAAAAAATAGATGGTTTTGATGTACATACAATTAATGACGGAGATCTTATGGCTTGCTTTGCTGACGAGGTAAGCGAATCAGTCATTCGTGAGATTGCCAAACGTCAACCTCTTAGAGCTGTATTCCGTGACAGTTCATTTGGAACAAGTCCAGAAAAAATTAACGTAGAAGAAATTTTCAAACTGATGTCACCCAAGACAAAAGTGAAAGTTATATAAAAACCGCAATAATTCTTGTATTTCAATATTTTTCTTAGGAGATATTATGGTATGAAATTACAGTTTAAACATCAGAAATTTCAGGCTGAAGCGGCCAAAGCTGTATGCGATGTTTTTGCGGGACAGCCGTATTCTGTCCCAAGCTATATGATCGATAAGGGGCTTATTAAAGATAAAAATGACTCCGCTCAAAAACAGGCTGACATTGGGTTTGACTTCACTGGATGGCGAAATGAACCGATTGTGCCGCAGCTTACAGATGAAATTATCCTTGAAAACATAAATAGAATTCAGCGTAAATTTCAAATTGAACCATCTCAAAAACTGGAAGGAAGATATAACCTTACAGTCGAGATGGAAACCGGTGTGGGCAAAACATATACCTATATAAAGACAATGTACGAACTTAATAAAAATTATGGTTGGAGCAAGTATATTGTAGTTGTGCCAAGTGTTGCAATACGTGAGGGCGTGTACAAGTCATTTCAGATAACACAGGAACATTTTGCGGAAGAGTATGGAAAAAAGATACGTTTCTTTATCTATAACTCTGCTCAGTTAACAGAAATTGACAGATTTGCCAGCGATAATGCAATTAACGTAATGATAATCAACTCTCAGGCTTTTAATGCAAGGGGCAAGGATGCCAGGCGCATTGACATGAGGCTGGACGAATTCAGAAGCCGCAGGCCTATAGATATTATTGCAAAGACAAATCCCATACTGATTATTGATGAACCTCAATCTGTTGAAGGCCCGGCAACGAAAGACCGCCTAACAAAGTTTATGCCACTTTTTACACTTCGTTATTCTGCTACCCATAGAAAAGACAGTGTTTACAACATGATTTACCGTCTTGATGCAATCGAGGCCTATAACAAAAAGCTTGTCAAAAAAATTGCTGTTAAAGGAATCTCGCTATCTGGCAATACTGCAAATGAGGGATATCTATATCTGGAAAGCATTAACCTGTACAAAGACAAAGGCCCCAGTGCTAATCTTGAATTTGACATAAAACATAAGAACGGAATTAACCCAAAAGTAAGAATTGTGACACCCGGATATAATCTTTTCGATCAGTCCGGAGGATTGGAAGAATATAAAGAAGGATACACGGTAACAAACATTGATGGCAGGGATAACTCTGTGTCGTTTAAAAACGGCATAAAAATCTATGCAGGAGATGTTCTTGGTAAAGTTTCAGAAAAACACCTCCGACGCATACAGATACGAGAGACTATTTTGACTCACATTGAGAGAGAACGCCAACTGTTCTACAAAGGCATAAAAGTGCTCTCCTTGTTCTTCATTGATGAGGTCGCAAAGTATAAGCAGTATGATAAGAGCAATAGTGCATATAACGGTGTTTACGCTGACGTATTCGAAGAAGAATACCGTAATATTTTGGATAATTTGCAGGTCAAACTGGGAGAAGATGAATATATCAAGTATCTAAACTCAATTCAGCCACAAGAAACACATGCAGGATATTTTTCAATAGACAAAAAGAGCAATCGGCTTGTAGACAGTAAAATCTCTGACAGAAAAGAATCAACCTCAGACGATATCGATGCCTATGACCTGATCATGAAAAATAAAGAAAGATTGCTAGATAGAAAAGAGCCTGTAAGGTTTATCTTTTCGCATTCTGCCCTTCGTGAGGGATGGGACAATCCAAATGTATTCCAGATCTGTACACTAAAACAAAGTAACGCACAAGTCCGCAAACGCCAGGAAGTTGGCCGGGGGCTACGGCTTAGTGTCAATCAGGATGGAGAACGAATGGATGCGAACTTTATTGGTGAAGATGTTCATCAAATAAATGTTCTTACCGTAGTAGCAAGCGAAAGCTATGATAATTTTGCAAAAGCACTTCAGTCAGAGCTGGCCGAGGTAGTATCTGACCGCCCAAAAATTATCAATTCTGACTTGTTTAATGGAAAAGTTATCAGGGATTTTAACGGAATTGAGCAAACAATAGATTATGCCCTGGCTCAAACCATCTACGAGGGATTAATCATAAATGGCTATGCCCGAAAGGGCATACTAACTGAAAAATATTATGACGATAAAAAATCTGGGACGTTAAGTTTTGCTGAAGAAGTCAAAGGCTTTGAAAACTCAATAATATCCATCATTGATATTATTTACGATGCAAAGGCTTGTGAGGCCGAGAATGCACGCAGCGTAAACGTTGAGTTAAAAATTGACAAAGACAAACTTGGATGTCGTGAATTTAACGAGTTGTGGAAACGCATAAACGTTAAGTCTGCGTATATTGTTGATTTTGAAACAGAAGAGCTTGTTAAAAAAGCTATTGCAGCACTTGATGAATACCTGAGAGTCTCTCAGATTTACTTTAATGTTGAAAGCGGTTCAATGGAAGAAATTAAATCTAAAGAGGAGTTAGAAGCCGGGGCGTCTTTTGTAAGACAAAAGGGCCGAAAAGAAACCTTGCATATAACAGCAAGCAGCACAATAACCTACGATCTGATTGGAAAGATTGTTGAGGGAACAGGCCTCACTAGGGCAACCGTAGCTAAAATTCTTGCCGGAATAAACACTACAGTATTTGATCAGTTCAAAAACAATCCTGAAGAATTCATCATTAAAGCATCAGATCTAATAAACGAACAAAAAGCCACCGTAATTATTCAACACATCACATACAACAAGCTTGAATCATCTTATGACATGTCTGTTTTCACAGAACCAAGCCTAAAGGGAAAGTTAGGCTACAATGCCATGCCTGCCCAAAAGCACCTTTATGATCATATTTTGTACGACTCTACCAACGAAAGAAATTTTGCAGAAAAACTGGACACTTGTGATGAAGTATCAGTTTACGTGAAGCTCCCAAGTGGTTTTTACATACAAACACCTGTTGGCAAATATAACCCTGACTGGGCTATAGCATTCCATGATGGTCATGTTAAGCATATATATTTTGTTGCCGAGACCAAAGGATCACTGTCTTCAATGGAACTAAGGAAAATTGAAGAAGCAAAGATTCAATGCGCCAAAGAACATTTCAAGGCAATAAGTACAGATAAAGTTAAGTACGAAGTCGTAGACAATTATGAAACGCTGATGAAATTGGTAATGTAGTTGATGCTGCTGTGTTTCTACTGAGTACGATGGGACAATAAGAGCCCCAATTGAAAGGAAGGATGAATATGTCTATTCCTGATTACCAATCTATTTTGCTGCCATTGCTCAAGTTAGCACAAGACGGGAAAGAGCACTCTAAGGAGTGTTTATAAATGGCACAACACATTTCAATTCGTATACCATGGAAAGATAATGGCTACAATGGTTTAGTATGTAACAAGCCTTGCTATAACAATGCTTGCTTGAGGCTTGCCAACATCGCTGAGAACCGTGACGATGAGCTAGAGCAAAAACTTTCAGGTTGTCCTATGAGTGGCCATGAACAGGAATTACCGTGCATAGCAGAGGGCGGAGCGTTTATGTCATCTCTTAGCCACAAAAAAATTAACGTTCATCCATACAAGAAAAGCAACCCCCAATCACATGGTCATTTTCTTGAAACAGAACTCATCTATCCACCTTTTTCGTTGCCAGCACGTCCATTTGGTTGGACTATGCTAAAGAAGGGCAACGAATTTAGCAATATCGTTCGTCTAACCGAAATGTAGTTGTACAATACATAAAGGATTTTTATTTAAGGAGGCGCCCCCTTTGAACGATACCATTGAAGCCTTGAACATAAAAAAATTGATTCAAGACAACAACTACGATGAAGCCCTGCGCAATGCGGAAAAAGCTTTGGACACAGCCCAAAGAGAACTTGGCGAAAATCATCCGGATCTGGTTCAATACTTGGACCTTTTAGCCGAAATTTATAAGGCGAACGGTAACCTAAGGGGCGCGAAAAAGGTTTACAAAAAAGCTCTAAGGCTTTGGATGAATGCCTTCCTTCCCAAGGATAACTATAAGTATTTCCTGGCCGATCTTTTTCCCATGTTTTTTAAATCGCCAGCTCTGCAACCGCGGTTTAAACCTGACAAGATAATAACGCTAAGGCCTGAGCTTTTGATCCACAGCGGCAGTAAAAGAGAGGCTTACGTGCATCCAGGGGACCCAAATTTATGCATAAAAGTTGACAGGCTTTGGAAAGAAGGTTACCACATTTCTCCGAGAAAGCGACTTAAAAGACTCCTAATGCCCTGGCTCATAGATTTTTGGTCTAACCGAGAAGAAGCAAGAGTCTACCGCTCTGTGGCCCTTAAAATAGGCGAAGAATTTTTCGAACACGCGCCCAGATGTTATGGCATCGTGATGACCAACCTGGGACCCGGGCTGGTCGTCGAGCGCGTTCGCGACGAGGATGGCTCATTTTCACGACCCATCGACGTTTACGTGAAAAATAACCCAGACAAGTTGAAGCACGCCCTGGACCTTTTGGAAGACCTTCACGATTTTCTAATCGAACACGACCTTGTGATATATGACTGGGCCAATCCTGCTAATTTCCTGGTGCGCAAACATTCTACCAGGGGTGATAAATTAGTCGTCGTGGATTGGAAGACAGAAGGAACAGCTGATAAAGACCTGCCATGGCGCGACATCTTTCCGGCGTTGGCCAGAAAAAAAATGACCTTTGAGTACAATTGCCTGCGCGAAGATATAACGCGTTTAGGCTCCATTGCTTAACTTTTTAAGCGCTCTCTATTGATGCCATCGCAGCGGCCTCGTTTATAAAAAGGGTGACGAACCTCATGGTTAATGAGAATAAGATGTTAAAGCTGAACGAAGCAGAAAAGACGTGGCTTGAAGAGCTTGCTTCTGCGTGGGGAGTAAAGCTCATTTTTAGGGAGTATCTGGGCGCCGATATGTTCGCCCGAATCACCATAACTTCCGAGGGAGAAGCCTGGGTGGAGATTCTTCAAAGCTTCGACCCCGAAGACTACTACGGCCAATGGGGAAACGATGACATCACGCCATCTGAACTTTTCAGGTTCCTGCTCCTTCACGAAATCGCTCACCTACAGTTAGAACACGAAAAAGAAAAGATCCCGAAACATGTGCGCACCAAAGAGGATTGGCAAGAGGTCATCCGAAAGCGGGAGACAAGAGCCGATCTATGGGCCAAAAGGCGACTCAGGGACCCTTGGCCCAGGGAAGACGAAAAAGGAAAGTGCCTAATCGGCTGCAGCGGGTGGTCTTACGAATCGTGGAACGGAAACTACTATCCACCTGACTTAAGGACTGGCGATAGGCTTTCTTATTACGCCCAAGATTTCCAAACCGTTGAAATAAACATGTCCTTTTACCGAACCCCTTTTGAAAACATGCTTCGGTCTTGGGCTAAAAAGGTTCCCCCCCGTTTTTATTTTGCCGCCAAAGGTTCAAGGAGGATAACCCATTACCGGCGCCTCAAAGGTTGCGAGGAAGAAGTGAAAAATTTCTTCGACAGATTTGCCTTGCTTCCCCAGCTTTCCTGCGTTTTGTGGCAGCTTCCGCCTTCGCTTAAATATGACGCTTCATTGCTGGACGAATTTTGCCACCTTTTGCCAAAACACAGAAGGCAAGCCATTGAATTCAGGCACCTTTCCTGGTGGGATAAGTTAGACGAGACCGCGGAAATTTTATCCAAACACGAGGTCGCCTTCGTTGGGATAAGCCGCAGGGGTTTTCCCGATGAAGCACCCGTGACGGCAGAGTCCAGCTATTTTCGCTTTCACGGATTGGGCAAAAATACTTACCTGTGGGACTACAGCGAAGAAGAACTCCTGCCTTGGGCGCAGCGCGTAAAGACGTTACTTGAAAAAGGCATCGACGTCTACGCTTACTTCAACAACGACTTCGAAGCCCTGGCGGTCAAAAATGCCAAGAAACTTTCAGAAATGGTGAAATTGCTTTAATCGGGCTAAATGGGCAAGGTCACAACTTGCCAATTAAGGGGCCAAGACGTTGCGGGAAATCAAAAAGGACAAAACGGCCCCGAACTCCTGCCAAAAGGACATTGATCCTCATTTTGGATCCTTCAATTTACCGCGACGATGAACTTATCCGTGATTTTTTCAGGGCTTACCCTTAAAAGCTCAAACATGAGCCTTATGTCAGGATCTATGAGTATGGTGCCGTGCTTAAGATTGACTATGATCAAAACAGAGAGCCTGATTTGAGGTTTAATACAAATTGGGTCCAGGATGCAAGTAACCAACGGGCTATATTTGAGAAGTTTTACAAGAAAGTGTTGCCCCAGAAGTCTCTTATCATTACTTATGCCAAGCAGGTGCCATTCATTGAGGATTCAAAACGGGTTGTAATGGGCATCGGGTTTGTAGAAAGCGTTATTCCACCGCCTGAACACAATCACAGTAATGAAGGTAACCTACGCTCTATTCTCTGGGAAACCATGATAGGCCACAGTATTCGTGACGAACGAAAAAATGGTTTCCTGCTGCCATATCGTGAAATGATGCTTTATGCTGCAGAACACCCAGATTTCGATATTCGCTCCGTGACGGTCTTTGCTGAGGAGGAATACTTTAACGAATTCTCATATGCCACTGAACACCTTTCCTATGACGCTGTTATTAGCGTTCTCCTCCAAACAATAAAGGCCCTAGGAATAGTCAAGCAATGTATTGATGGTAATTGGGATGAGT is a window encoding:
- a CDS encoding DUF4391 domain-containing protein, which translates into the protein MIQIPLGKTLNKTIPKEAFFRNLDITPDIKNKFVTDIKKITLAKSISPLTCNLSAGEEVKEINIINIELKKQEADLRVLEKIAKQMPFKIIFSLNYEGEKQVVIFHNKLFKTGWSSNRTIQPEFHGLNLDDLWKYLVSEVGEFEIKIEEELDEVIEQNNQIEKIKKQIAILENKIQREKQFNRQFELSRELKRLKKQLEVI
- a CDS encoding AAA family ATPase, whose amino-acid sequence is MSLVIKNMILHNHAPFEHIELDFFEKGISVLSAVNGGGKTTILSHIADAWYEMARESCPNEFEGKENKYYRISSPTYSIESNKPQLVFIRFFADNKTIDYVSLRGKTNKKDFESIVPDDCTIKFDSLQSELDKSNNIKYCSESDKKSIEQLFKDNIITYLPSYRHEQPGYLNDPYKISINYGLEPNFSGHLVNSIEIISDLPGLANWLMDVVLDMRLYSNNSNIQTLFNNINLIFSNALSIKSEKELSIGIGQRNAGATRIQVVERDASGNWSKTIYPSIFNMSAGESALICLFCEIVKQFDKIHPNQLIHQATGIVLIDEIDKHLHIRLQKDVLPNLMQLFPNVQFIVSSHSPFIAMGLTQNQVTNHRTRVIDLDKNGVVADLETTDVFAEGYNAMIEKNAQYKAMFDSLQKQVGSAKFQIVSEGHNCRHIKKAISILDSSLLGKLDFPYSDKTGKEQLKQAYEAMFNSNPMAKYLFVWDCDFTNTNLPENEHFYKFIITKNAENTKATVGIENLYPMELFTDKFYPKKKKTNGYGAITEYEEFDKKAFLEDIEENYEPSVFQKFKPLIDKIKEIVTSQQEPQETGEEITNG
- a CDS encoding site-specific DNA-methyltransferase; the encoded protein is MDKLRMESTDMTEQNIEKIGRLFPNVITESRGKDGKLKKAINFDLLMQLLSADVLEGDEAYDFTWVGKKASIIKANEPIRETLRPCKEESKNWDSTGNLYIEGDNLDVLKLLQESYLGKIKMIYIDPPYNTGNDFVYRDNFTQDKDEYDEEAGVYDESGDRLFRNTESNGRFHSDWCSMMLPRIQLARNLLRDDGAIFISIDDNEVANLKKICDEVFSESNFIGQITVVANPRGRDYGGVARMHDYVIVYRKSPSTGINLIEDSNNEFTMNDDLGGFELRELRNRNIKFNKENRPNLYYPFYINPYEEDKYSLHPISLKKQNGWIELYPLASQGINTVWRWGKQKSEANLNINICAKPMRNGSYMIVEKYRESKMMARSVWWDKDTNTEKGTLLVKEIMDGKVFDYPKPVEMLMRICEMGTNSEDDDIVLDFFSGSGTMAHAVLKLNANDGGNRKFVMVQLQEECTKDSEAYRSGYKNICEIGKERIRRAGEKIKTDAVILEQDLDIGFRVFKLDSTNMKDVYYAAKDYSQAQLNDLISNIKEDRTDMDLLFACLLEWGLPLSLAHKTEKIDGFDVHTINDGDLMACFADEVSESVIREIAKRQPLRAVFRDSSFGTSPEKINVEEIFKLMSPKTKVKVI
- a CDS encoding DEAD/DEAH box helicase family protein; translation: MKLQFKHQKFQAEAAKAVCDVFAGQPYSVPSYMIDKGLIKDKNDSAQKQADIGFDFTGWRNEPIVPQLTDEIILENINRIQRKFQIEPSQKLEGRYNLTVEMETGVGKTYTYIKTMYELNKNYGWSKYIVVVPSVAIREGVYKSFQITQEHFAEEYGKKIRFFIYNSAQLTEIDRFASDNAINVMIINSQAFNARGKDARRIDMRLDEFRSRRPIDIIAKTNPILIIDEPQSVEGPATKDRLTKFMPLFTLRYSATHRKDSVYNMIYRLDAIEAYNKKLVKKIAVKGISLSGNTANEGYLYLESINLYKDKGPSANLEFDIKHKNGINPKVRIVTPGYNLFDQSGGLEEYKEGYTVTNIDGRDNSVSFKNGIKIYAGDVLGKVSEKHLRRIQIRETILTHIERERQLFYKGIKVLSLFFIDEVAKYKQYDKSNSAYNGVYADVFEEEYRNILDNLQVKLGEDEYIKYLNSIQPQETHAGYFSIDKKSNRLVDSKISDRKESTSDDIDAYDLIMKNKERLLDRKEPVRFIFSHSALREGWDNPNVFQICTLKQSNAQVRKRQEVGRGLRLSVNQDGERMDANFIGEDVHQINVLTVVASESYDNFAKALQSELAEVVSDRPKIINSDLFNGKVIRDFNGIEQTIDYALAQTIYEGLIINGYARKGILTEKYYDDKKSGTLSFAEEVKGFENSIISIIDIIYDAKACEAENARSVNVELKIDKDKLGCREFNELWKRINVKSAYIVDFETEELVKKAIAALDEYLRVSQIYFNVESGSMEEIKSKEELEAGASFVRQKGRKETLHITASSTITYDLIGKIVEGTGLTRATVAKILAGINTTVFDQFKNNPEEFIIKASDLINEQKATVIIQHITYNKLESSYDMSVFTEPSLKGKLGYNAMPAQKHLYDHILYDSTNERNFAEKLDTCDEVSVYVKLPSGFYIQTPVGKYNPDWAIAFHDGHVKHIYFVAETKGSLSSMELRKIEEAKIQCAKEHFKAISTDKVKYEVVDNYETLMKLVM
- a CDS encoding YrbL family protein — translated: MNDTIEALNIKKLIQDNNYDEALRNAEKALDTAQRELGENHPDLVQYLDLLAEIYKANGNLRGAKKVYKKALRLWMNAFLPKDNYKYFLADLFPMFFKSPALQPRFKPDKIITLRPELLIHSGSKREAYVHPGDPNLCIKVDRLWKEGYHISPRKRLKRLLMPWLIDFWSNREEARVYRSVALKIGEEFFEHAPRCYGIVMTNLGPGLVVERVRDEDGSFSRPIDVYVKNNPDKLKHALDLLEDLHDFLIEHDLVIYDWANPANFLVRKHSTRGDKLVVVDWKTEGTADKDLPWRDIFPALARKKMTFEYNCLREDITRLGSIA
- a CDS encoding DUF72 domain-containing protein produces the protein MVNENKMLKLNEAEKTWLEELASAWGVKLIFREYLGADMFARITITSEGEAWVEILQSFDPEDYYGQWGNDDITPSELFRFLLLHEIAHLQLEHEKEKIPKHVRTKEDWQEVIRKRETRADLWAKRRLRDPWPREDEKGKCLIGCSGWSYESWNGNYYPPDLRTGDRLSYYAQDFQTVEINMSFYRTPFENMLRSWAKKVPPRFYFAAKGSRRITHYRRLKGCEEEVKNFFDRFALLPQLSCVLWQLPPSLKYDASLLDEFCHLLPKHRRQAIEFRHLSWWDKLDETAEILSKHEVAFVGISRRGFPDEAPVTAESSYFRFHGLGKNTYLWDYSEEELLPWAQRVKTLLEKGIDVYAYFNNDFEALAVKNAKKLSEMVKLL